A genomic region of Arachis stenosperma cultivar V10309 chromosome 9, arast.V10309.gnm1.PFL2, whole genome shotgun sequence contains the following coding sequences:
- the LOC130949695 gene encoding uncharacterized protein LOC130949695, translating to MQNQDAAIKKLETQIEFLFKQVPGHNNCSNINSIPKEECQAITLRSGKELKETHKKPPEKKLDEENKGYEEAQPSIPMPHQEEEALKPCFSKAPYPQQLQLKKRGEDNQFSRFLEIFKKLQINIPFAEAIEQMPLYTKFLKELMTKKRSWKNNETVVLTEECSTIIQHKLPQKLKDPGSFQIPCIIGEITVEKALCDLGASINLMSLAMMKKMKIEEAKPTRIALQLADRSFRLPYGIVEDLLVKVGDFIFPADFVVLDMEEGAKTSIILGRPFLATAGAIIDVQKGELVLRLHEEKMTFNVFKAMRYPHNSLGECMRLDSVEALIQETLEEELEASTEEELAASEEAAAAEIHVQGMLEEKEEGKEVPKLELKALPTLSNMHTWEKIKVIQ from the coding sequence ATGCAGAATCAAGATGCTGCCATCAAGAAACTGGAAACACAGATTGAATTCTTATTCAAGCAAGTCCCTGGACACAACAATTGCAGCAATATTAACTCAATACCAAaagaggaatgtcaagctatCACCCTCAGGAGTGGAAAAGAATTGAAGGAGACCCACAAGAAACCACCAGAGAAAAAATTagatgaagaaaacaaaggataTGAAGAAGCTCAACCTTCAATTCCTATGCCacatcaagaagaagaagcactcAAACCATGTTTCTCAAAGGCCCCATACCCCCAGCAGCTGCAATTGAAGAAAAGGGGAGAGGACAACCAATTTTCAAGATTCttggaaatcttcaagaaactacaAATAAACATACCTTTTGCTGAAGcaatagagcaaatgccactctataCCAAGTTCTTAAAAGAATTGATGACCAAAAAGAGAAGCTGGAAGAATAATGAGACCGTGGTGCTCACAGAAGAATGCAGCACCATCATCCAACACAAATTACCCCAGAAATTGAAGGATCCTGGGAGTTTCcaaatcccttgtatcattgggGAAATCACTGTGGAAAAGGCTTTATGTGATCTAGGAGCCAGCATAAACCTAATGTCTCTAGcaatgatgaaaaaaatgaagattgaggaagccaaaccaacaagaataGCGTTGCAACTAGCAGACAGATCATTCAGATTGCCCTATGGGATAGTAGAAGATCTGCTAGTGAAGGTGGGAGACTTCATCTTTCCAGCAGATTTCGTAGTATTAGATATGGAGGAAGGAGCTAAGACTTCCATCATCCTGGGAAGACCATTCTTAGCCACTGCAGGAGCCAttattgatgtccaaaagggtgaacttGTCCTTAGATTACATGAGGAAAAAATGACATTCAATGTGTTTAAAGCCATGAGGTACCCACACAACTCATTGGGAGAATGTATGAGGTTGGACTCCGTAGAGGCTTTGATACAAGAAACTCTTGAAGAAGAACTTGAAGCATCAACAGAAGAAGAATTAGCAGCAAGCGAAGAAGCTGCAGCCGCTGAAATACATGTTCAAGGCATGCTAGAAGAAaaggaggaaggaaaagaagtgcccaaactggagcttaaagcACTGCCAACACTCTCAAATATGCATACTtgggagaaaataaaagttatccagtga